One Gloeothece verrucosa PCC 7822 DNA window includes the following coding sequences:
- a CDS encoding response regulator, with protein MKLLLVEDDQNLAEVIKGALKSQHYLVDLATDGQTGLEFAEMFEYDLIMLDLMLPKLDGIQFCQQRRKQGDLTPILLVTAQDDATYKVRALDAGADDYLVKPFNIQELLARVRALLRRGGLSSTPLLQWGPLDLNPSSCQVSYQGQLLHLTAKEYGILELFLRNRNRIFSQSALIEHLWSFDESPTENAVRTQIKSLRQKLRGAGASPNLIETVYGLGYRLNGTILNAAQAALEENDKESAELVRHPNLINNSGTSNLVDQTIKLLWNQHREGYFNRVKFIEQVVNSNHLTDGNGVNRQQAITEAHTLVGALGSFGFEQASGIAREIERVLKMERGSNQIDRENLLKLVKTLRQKLETDQNNEETNLDVKALSFCHPYQRKDYQLLIVDNDFALAQAIATQAKIWGLKSEIACNLSQAKRAIASFQPDVILLDLFFPDTGENGLELLQELSQLIPSIPTIVLTAQNDFSFRVKVARLGGVGFLQKPLAPERIVEAIVKVVQPGCLPTAKLMIVDDDPNLLEITRTYLEPWGFTLTLLQDPKQFWETLEQTNPDLLILDVEMPEISGIDLCQVVRNDPHWHELPVLFLSAHTSAKVVREGFQAGADDYIYKPIVDSDLVSRILNRLERERQRRQLADVDSLTGVASRRKSIQEITRMLHLAQRQKQPCCFIILNIENLSQINELYGHAVGDQVLRGLAKILQQTFRYEDIIARWGNEEFVLGLYNIDLQGGITRTREFLALCSNSLFTDALDHCFQVKLTVGVAEYPLNGQTLQNLYQAAQQALYQGKVKGGYGVFGTEEFSLIL; from the coding sequence GTGAAACTCTTGCTGGTAGAAGATGACCAAAACCTTGCTGAGGTCATCAAAGGGGCACTTAAAAGTCAGCACTACCTTGTAGATCTAGCGACTGACGGACAAACAGGCTTAGAATTTGCCGAAATGTTTGAGTATGATTTAATCATGCTCGATCTAATGTTACCAAAACTTGATGGTATTCAATTTTGCCAACAGCGACGTAAACAAGGAGACCTTACACCCATTCTTCTGGTAACCGCCCAAGACGATGCCACATACAAAGTCAGGGCACTAGATGCAGGGGCAGACGATTACCTGGTCAAACCTTTTAATATACAAGAATTGTTAGCCCGAGTTCGTGCGTTATTACGTCGGGGGGGTTTGTCTTCAACTCCCCTTTTACAATGGGGACCGTTAGACCTTAATCCTAGTAGTTGTCAAGTGAGCTACCAAGGGCAACTCCTGCATCTAACAGCCAAAGAATATGGAATTTTAGAACTATTTTTAAGGAACCGGAACCGCATTTTTAGTCAAAGCGCCCTGATTGAACATCTTTGGTCTTTTGATGAATCCCCCACAGAAAATGCCGTTAGAACCCAAATTAAAAGCCTTAGACAAAAACTCAGAGGAGCCGGAGCTTCTCCTAATTTGATTGAAACCGTCTATGGACTCGGCTATCGACTCAATGGGACTATCCTTAACGCCGCACAAGCGGCATTAGAAGAAAACGACAAAGAAAGTGCGGAACTCGTTCGGCACCCCAACCTGATTAACAATTCAGGCACTTCCAATCTAGTTGATCAAACCATTAAATTACTCTGGAACCAACACCGAGAGGGATATTTTAATCGAGTAAAATTTATTGAACAAGTGGTTAATTCTAACCATCTAACCGATGGGAATGGAGTCAATAGACAACAAGCCATTACTGAAGCTCACACGCTAGTGGGTGCCCTTGGCAGTTTTGGATTTGAACAAGCTTCAGGAATTGCTCGTGAAATAGAACGAGTTTTAAAAATGGAGAGGGGGTCTAATCAAATAGACCGAGAAAATCTTTTAAAATTGGTGAAAACATTAAGACAAAAACTAGAGACAGACCAGAACAACGAAGAGACGAATTTAGATGTAAAAGCCTTAAGTTTTTGTCATCCTTATCAAAGAAAAGATTATCAATTGTTAATTGTCGATAACGATTTTGCCCTAGCTCAAGCCATAGCAACTCAGGCAAAAATATGGGGATTAAAATCTGAGATTGCTTGTAACTTATCTCAAGCCAAAAGAGCGATTGCCAGTTTTCAGCCTGATGTAATTTTGTTAGATCTGTTCTTTCCTGATACAGGAGAAAATGGGCTAGAACTATTACAAGAACTGAGCCAATTAATTCCTTCTATTCCTACCATTGTGTTGACGGCTCAAAATGATTTTTCATTTCGGGTGAAAGTGGCTCGTTTAGGGGGAGTAGGTTTTCTGCAAAAACCTCTTGCTCCTGAGCGCATTGTTGAAGCGATCGTCAAAGTGGTACAACCCGGTTGTCTACCCACAGCTAAACTGATGATTGTAGACGATGATCCCAACTTGTTAGAGATCACGCGAACTTATTTGGAACCTTGGGGCTTTACCCTGACATTACTCCAAGACCCGAAACAATTTTGGGAGACTTTAGAACAAACTAATCCAGACCTCCTAATTCTGGATGTTGAAATGCCAGAAATTAGCGGCATAGATTTGTGCCAGGTGGTGCGAAATGATCCCCATTGGCATGAGTTACCGGTGTTATTTCTTTCGGCTCATACTTCGGCTAAGGTAGTGCGTGAAGGATTTCAAGCCGGTGCAGATGATTATATTTATAAACCGATTGTTGATTCTGATTTGGTTAGCCGCATTCTTAACCGTTTAGAACGAGAACGCCAACGCCGCCAATTAGCTGATGTAGATAGTTTAACCGGTGTTGCCAGTCGGCGCAAATCTATTCAAGAAATCACTCGTATGCTGCATTTAGCACAACGCCAAAAACAGCCTTGTTGTTTTATTATTCTTAATATAGAGAATTTGTCACAGATTAATGAGCTATATGGTCATGCTGTTGGGGATCAGGTTTTGCGAGGTTTAGCAAAAATCTTACAGCAGACTTTTAGATATGAGGATATTATTGCCCGTTGGGGAAACGAAGAGTTTGTTCTTGGATTATATAATATTGATCTACAGGGGGGAATTACCCGAACCAGAGAGTTTTTAGCTCTTTGCTCAAACTCACTGTTTACTGATGCTTTAGATCACTGTTTTCAAGTTAAACTTACTGTGGGTGTTGCTGAGTATCCTCTTAATGGCCAGACTTTACAAAATTTATATCAAGCGGCGCAACAGGCGCTATACCAAGGGAAAGTCAAGGGAGGTTATGGCGTTTTTGGTACTGAAGAGTTTAGCCTGATTCTTTAA
- a CDS encoding acyltransferase family protein, which yields MSNKSHLKNLDALRGAAAFYVALAHFIDGLKFFPHSLQTLCFSFGQEAVMLFFLLSGFVIYWSVEQSPNLSFKSYLIKRFRRIYIPFFIALLVSITIFYLNGSLADKFSWKNFLGNVFMLQDFASVKPGTLVKPFLGNDPLWSLSYEWWFYLLFFPAYKLLPKTSNRIYFILILSIISLGVYQFIPNQPALWLSYFIIWWAGLELAEIYKSQGKFTWQNCTSIFLSLLVMLSLSLMPVLYTKEIRFGYYPFLIFRHFFAAFLLLSFGLIVFQKKFWFMEKFLAVFALIAPISYGLYIFHYPILKHSHLEQYFSHVWLGYILEVGLIIGLAYVVELKIQPWIYKWLK from the coding sequence ATGTCGAACAAAAGCCATTTAAAAAACCTTGATGCTCTCCGAGGAGCGGCGGCTTTTTACGTAGCTTTAGCTCATTTTATAGATGGGCTAAAGTTTTTCCCTCATTCTCTCCAAACCCTGTGTTTTTCCTTTGGGCAAGAAGCCGTTATGCTTTTTTTCTTGCTCAGTGGATTTGTCATTTATTGGTCGGTTGAACAGAGTCCTAATTTAAGCTTTAAATCTTATTTAATTAAAAGATTTCGTCGCATATATATACCTTTTTTTATTGCCCTTCTGGTTTCAATAACGATTTTTTATTTAAATGGATCTTTAGCCGATAAATTTAGCTGGAAAAATTTTCTTGGCAATGTTTTTATGCTACAAGATTTTGCTTCAGTGAAACCTGGAACTTTAGTTAAACCCTTTTTAGGGAATGATCCCCTTTGGAGTTTATCCTATGAGTGGTGGTTTTATTTACTCTTTTTTCCCGCTTATAAATTGTTACCTAAAACTTCCAATCGCATCTATTTTATATTGATTTTATCAATTATTAGTTTAGGGGTTTACCAGTTCATTCCTAATCAACCTGCTCTCTGGTTATCTTACTTTATTATTTGGTGGGCAGGATTAGAATTAGCGGAGATTTATAAGAGTCAAGGAAAATTTACCTGGCAAAACTGTACCTCAATTTTTTTATCTTTGTTGGTGATGCTGAGTTTGTCATTGATGCCGGTTTTATATACTAAAGAAATTCGATTTGGCTACTATCCCTTTTTAATTTTTAGACATTTTTTTGCGGCTTTCTTATTGTTAAGTTTTGGCTTGATTGTGTTTCAAAAAAAATTTTGGTTTATGGAAAAATTTTTAGCCGTATTTGCGCTCATTGCACCGATTTCTTACGGACTATATATTTTTCATTATCCGATTTTAAAACACAGTCATTTAGAGCAATATTTTTCTCATGTTTGGCTTGGATATATCCTCGAGGTTGGGCTAATTATCGGATTAGCTTATGTGGTAGAGCTAAAAATACAACCTTGGATTTATAAATGGTTGAAATAA
- a CDS encoding RuBisCO accumulation factor 1 — MNEKPEETSTNLKEEEAAELLRSLLHKQGNWVDWGKACYALQKAGYSSQTIFEQTGFQGSQQNLIIVASQVYESLLNEEVSAETLTYYQGPRSDILYEFRILNQQQRASVAELAREKKLDLDESRELAKAVQTYDRFPQLPAGFEKHPGDAMAYQCWKAARQKKDLQARSRLIAKGLKFAYSSGAREALEKLLLDFTVVSTRTAPLMPVYRLEQETELARIIPLVGVLPLTVEALAALTPIVAEGPFQIVRLDHQATMVPIPGWQVILKAQEPVAILCSSEQLPKPLPGKAEEVLVVVERNLIEWDVNNYYLIEQEGNLVFQWFEEDPNIPLLGQVILVMKPKKIFDENNLLEPWQMDD; from the coding sequence ATGAACGAAAAACCTGAAGAAACTTCCACTAATCTCAAAGAAGAAGAAGCCGCCGAATTACTGCGCTCGCTCCTCCATAAGCAAGGAAACTGGGTTGATTGGGGAAAAGCTTGCTATGCTTTACAAAAAGCCGGATATAGTTCCCAAACTATTTTTGAACAAACTGGCTTTCAAGGCAGTCAGCAAAATTTAATTATTGTCGCCTCACAGGTTTATGAGAGTCTCCTCAATGAGGAAGTATCAGCAGAAACCTTGACCTATTATCAAGGCCCTCGTAGCGACATTTTATATGAATTTCGTATTCTAAACCAACAACAACGAGCATCGGTGGCAGAATTAGCCCGAGAAAAAAAATTAGACCTCGATGAATCTCGTGAGTTAGCTAAAGCGGTACAAACTTATGATCGCTTTCCCCAGTTGCCGGCAGGGTTTGAAAAACATCCCGGAGATGCAATGGCTTATCAGTGTTGGAAAGCCGCTAGACAAAAAAAAGACCTTCAAGCTCGTTCCCGTTTAATTGCTAAAGGTTTGAAGTTTGCTTACTCTTCGGGTGCTAGAGAAGCTTTAGAAAAACTCTTGCTTGATTTTACGGTGGTTTCAACTCGCACTGCGCCTTTGATGCCAGTCTATAGGTTAGAACAAGAAACTGAATTAGCCCGTATTATTCCCTTGGTGGGAGTTTTACCGCTAACGGTGGAAGCTCTAGCGGCACTCACCCCGATTGTGGCTGAAGGACCTTTTCAAATCGTCCGCTTAGATCATCAGGCGACTATGGTTCCTATTCCGGGCTGGCAAGTGATTTTAAAAGCCCAAGAGCCGGTAGCCATTCTCTGTTCAAGCGAACAATTGCCTAAACCTTTACCCGGAAAAGCCGAAGAGGTTTTAGTGGTGGTGGAGCGAAATTTAATTGAGTGGGATGTCAATAATTATTACCTGATAGAACAAGAGGGAAATTTAGTCTTTCAATGGTTTGAAGAAGACCCAAATATTCCCTTACTCGGTCAAGTGATTCTAGTGATGAAACCTAAGAAAATCTTTGATGAAAATAATCTTCTAGAACCTTGGCAAATGGATGATTAA